One region of Mangifera indica cultivar Alphonso chromosome 3, CATAS_Mindica_2.1, whole genome shotgun sequence genomic DNA includes:
- the LOC123212423 gene encoding uncharacterized protein LOC123212423 isoform X1, with translation MSQQNTRRGVSGSGGRSSLPNSGAFHRQRRDGVNKPLANDSSGSKDGVSQGRGKYLHNKSQGRGSRQFSGKPGLKYVYRQKSPATDVNLNSLEGGDSQLRQTECFVASDLESENVFDFSSDSKTPMPDIIPNLPMAEGIHMKQLESFPLLDSVSAVNLPSAPLHSDSRNIHLDMTSMQIKETLEEEREGTAAMNNDFSSPGEVKDELVGKEPLLPAKTDIQEQAFRGKDVKNFVGIGGSGHSVPRAVVCCFDICPPKTGTPILLKPSLLVTNRQKRNQVKLDTEGPTRIALRSGMVLLKNYLFTSDQVKIVKECRNLGLGPGGFYQPGYRGGATLHLNMMCLGKNWDPQKRVYEDIRSIDGAKPPIIPAYFNQLVREAIKDSHALIGNNSVAQNVETILPMISPDICIVNFYKASGKLGLHQDRDESQESLEKGLPVVSFSIGDTAEFLYGDEEDVTKAQRVNLESGDVLIFGGKSRHIFHGVRAIITPTTPKALQEETNIRPGRLNLTFRQY, from the exons ATGAGCCAGCAGAACACCAGACGGGGCGTTTCAGGTTCTGGAGGGAGATCTTCACTTCCAAATAGTGGTGCTTTTCACCGTCAAAGACGC GATGGAGTGAATAAGCCTCTTGCCAATGATTCGTCTGGCAGTAAGGATGGAGTGTCCCAAGGTAGAGGGAAATATTTGCATAATAAGTCCCAAGGTCGTGGTTCAAGGCAGTTCAGTGGTAAACCTGGCTTGAAATATGTGTACCGACAGAAGTCACCTGCAACTGATGTTAATCTGAATTCTCTGGAGGGTGGGGATAGTCAATTGAGACAGACAGAATGCTTTGTGGCTTCAGACTTGGAAAGTGAGAatgtttttgatttttcttctgaTTCTAAGACTCCTATGCCTGATATTATTCCAAATTTACCCATGGCTGAGGGAATTCATATGAAACAACTGGAGAGCTTTCCATTACTAGATTCGGTTAGTGCAGTAAATCTTCCTTCAGCCCCTTTGCACTCTGATTCTAGGAACATTCATCTGGATATGACTAGTATGCAGATCAAAGAAACCCTGGAAGAGGAGAGAGAAGGAACTGCAGCTATGAATAATGATTTCTCATCCCCAGGCGAGGTAAAAGATGAATTGGTGGGAAAGGAGCCCTTGCTACCTGCCAAAACTGATATTCAAGAACAGGCTTTCCGAGGAAAAGATGTCAAGAATTTTGTCGGCATTGGAGGTTCAGGGCATTCTGTGCCGCGGGCAGTGGTGTGTTGCTTTGATATTTGTCCACCTAAGACTGGAACTCCTATTTTGCTTAAGCCTTCATTACTTGTTACAAATAGACAAAAACGAAATCAAGTCAAGCTCGACACAGAAGGTCCAACCAGAATTGCATTGAGGTCTGGGATGGTATTACTGAAGAATTATTTATTCACCAGTGATCAG GTCAAAATAGTAAAAGAATGCCGAAACCTAGGGCTGGGGCCTGGAGGTTTCTACCAACCTGGTTATCGTGGTGGAGCAACATTGCATCTAAATATGATGTGCCTTGGTAAAAATTGGGATCCTCAGAAAAGAGTATATGAAGATATTCGGAGCATAGATGGTGCTAAACCGCCCATTATACCTGCTTATTTCAATCAGTTGGTTAGGGAAGCAATAAAAGATTCCCATGCTCTCATAGGAAATAATTCTGTAGCGCAGAATGTAGAAACCATTCTTCCAATGATATCCCCAGACATCTGTATTGTAAACTTTTACAAAGCAAGTGGAAAACTTGGTCTGCATCAG GATCGAGATGAATCTCAAGAAAGTCTGGAAAAAGGTTTACCTGTGGTGTCCTTTTCCATTGGTGATACTGCCGAATTTTTATATGGTGATGAGGAGGATGTGACCAAGGCACAGAGGGTAAATTTGGAATCTGGAGATGTTTTAATATTTGGTGGAAAATCTAGACATATCTTTCATGGTGTTAGAGCTATCATCACACCAACTACCCCGAAGGCTCTGCAAGAAGAAACAAATATCCGTCCTGGCCGTCTGAATCTTACTTTCAGGCAGTATTGA
- the LOC123210257 gene encoding peroxisomal (S)-2-hydroxy-acid oxidase GLO4 isoform X1: protein MGEMAAEPVNVNEFQELARLALPKMYYDYYSGGAEDQHTLKENIEGFQRIMFRPRVLVNVSRIDTSTSIVGYKISAPIIIAPTGSHQMAHPEGEVATARAAAACNTIMVLSYSSNCTIEEVAASCNAVRFYQLYVYKRRDITRTLLQRAERNGYKAIVLTADTPRLGRREKDIKNKMITPPLKNLEGLLTITVAPGTGSNLEAFANETMDASLCWEDMGWLRSITNLPILIKGILTCEDAKKAVQVGAAGIIVSNHGARQLDYSPSTISVLEEVVHAVEGKIPVLMDGGVRRGTDVFKALALGAKAVLVGRPVIYGLAAKGEHGVRRVIEMLKNEFELTMALSGCPSLKHITRNHVSTERDRLHSML, encoded by the exons ATGG GTGAAATGGCAGCTGAACCTGTTAATGTGAATGAATTTCAAGAATTAGCTAGGCTAGCCCTTCCAAAAATGTATTATGATTACTACTCTGGAGGAGCAGAGGACCAGCATACCTTGAAGGAGAATATTGAAGGGTTTCAAAGGATCAT GTTTCGGCCTAGAGTTCTTGTCAACGTGAGCAGAATAGATACTTCAACTTCAATAGTTGGTTACAAGATTTCGGCTCCCATTATCATTGCTCCAACAGGTTCACATCAAATGGCACACCCTGAAG GAGAGGTTGCAACAGCAAGAGCAGCTGCTGCTTGTAACACCATTATG GTTTTATCTTACTCATCTAACTGCACTATAGAGGAGGTTGCTGCCAGCTGCAATGCTGTTCGCTTCTATCAACTATAC GTATATAAGAGGCGAGATATAACGCGCACACTACTGCAGAGAGCTGAAAGGAATGGATACAAAGCTATTGTCCTAACTGCTGATACTCCAAGACTTGGTCGAAGGGAGAAAGACATAAAGAACAA AATGATTACACCTCCCCTGAAAAATCTGGAAGGTCTCTTAACAATCACCGTGGCCCCT GGCACAGGCTCGAATTTAGAAGCTTTTGCCAATGAGACTATGGATGCTTCTTTATGTTGGGAG GATATGGGTTGGTTAAGATCTATTACAAACTTGCCAATTTTAATCAAGGGGATTCTCACTTGTGAAGACG CAAAAAAGGCTGTGCAAGTAGGTGCTGCTGGGATTATTGTCTCGAATCATGGTGCTCGTCAGCTAGATTATTCTCCATCCACTATTTCTGTACTTGAAGAG GTGGTTCATGCTGTTGAAGGAAAAATTCCTGTTCTAATGGATGGAGGAGTCCGGCGAGGTACAGATGTTTTCAAGGCCTTGGCTCTCGGTGCAAAAGCTGTACTT GTTGGCAGGCCTGTAATATATGGCCTGGCTGCCAAGGGGGAGCACGGGGTGAGACGAGTCATCGAAATGCTGAAGAATGAGTTTGAACTCACCATGGCCCTTTCTGGTTGTCCTAGTTTGAAACATATCACCAGAAACCATGTCTCAACAGAGCGTGACAGACTCCACTCGATGCTCTAA
- the LOC123212423 gene encoding uncharacterized protein LOC123212423 isoform X2: MSQQNTRRGVSGSGGRSSLPNSGAFHRQRRDGVNKPLANDSSGSKDGVSQGRGKYLHNKSQGRGSRQFSGKPGLKYVYRQKSPATDVNLNSLEGGDSQLRQTECFVASDLESENVFDFSSDSKTPMPDIIPNLPMAEGIHMKQLESFPLLDSIKETLEEEREGTAAMNNDFSSPGEVKDELVGKEPLLPAKTDIQEQAFRGKDVKNFVGIGGSGHSVPRAVVCCFDICPPKTGTPILLKPSLLVTNRQKRNQVKLDTEGPTRIALRSGMVLLKNYLFTSDQVKIVKECRNLGLGPGGFYQPGYRGGATLHLNMMCLGKNWDPQKRVYEDIRSIDGAKPPIIPAYFNQLVREAIKDSHALIGNNSVAQNVETILPMISPDICIVNFYKASGKLGLHQDRDESQESLEKGLPVVSFSIGDTAEFLYGDEEDVTKAQRVNLESGDVLIFGGKSRHIFHGVRAIITPTTPKALQEETNIRPGRLNLTFRQY, translated from the exons ATGAGCCAGCAGAACACCAGACGGGGCGTTTCAGGTTCTGGAGGGAGATCTTCACTTCCAAATAGTGGTGCTTTTCACCGTCAAAGACGC GATGGAGTGAATAAGCCTCTTGCCAATGATTCGTCTGGCAGTAAGGATGGAGTGTCCCAAGGTAGAGGGAAATATTTGCATAATAAGTCCCAAGGTCGTGGTTCAAGGCAGTTCAGTGGTAAACCTGGCTTGAAATATGTGTACCGACAGAAGTCACCTGCAACTGATGTTAATCTGAATTCTCTGGAGGGTGGGGATAGTCAATTGAGACAGACAGAATGCTTTGTGGCTTCAGACTTGGAAAGTGAGAatgtttttgatttttcttctgaTTCTAAGACTCCTATGCCTGATATTATTCCAAATTTACCCATGGCTGAGGGAATTCATATGAAACAACTGGAGAGCTTTCCATTACTAGATTCG ATCAAAGAAACCCTGGAAGAGGAGAGAGAAGGAACTGCAGCTATGAATAATGATTTCTCATCCCCAGGCGAGGTAAAAGATGAATTGGTGGGAAAGGAGCCCTTGCTACCTGCCAAAACTGATATTCAAGAACAGGCTTTCCGAGGAAAAGATGTCAAGAATTTTGTCGGCATTGGAGGTTCAGGGCATTCTGTGCCGCGGGCAGTGGTGTGTTGCTTTGATATTTGTCCACCTAAGACTGGAACTCCTATTTTGCTTAAGCCTTCATTACTTGTTACAAATAGACAAAAACGAAATCAAGTCAAGCTCGACACAGAAGGTCCAACCAGAATTGCATTGAGGTCTGGGATGGTATTACTGAAGAATTATTTATTCACCAGTGATCAG GTCAAAATAGTAAAAGAATGCCGAAACCTAGGGCTGGGGCCTGGAGGTTTCTACCAACCTGGTTATCGTGGTGGAGCAACATTGCATCTAAATATGATGTGCCTTGGTAAAAATTGGGATCCTCAGAAAAGAGTATATGAAGATATTCGGAGCATAGATGGTGCTAAACCGCCCATTATACCTGCTTATTTCAATCAGTTGGTTAGGGAAGCAATAAAAGATTCCCATGCTCTCATAGGAAATAATTCTGTAGCGCAGAATGTAGAAACCATTCTTCCAATGATATCCCCAGACATCTGTATTGTAAACTTTTACAAAGCAAGTGGAAAACTTGGTCTGCATCAG GATCGAGATGAATCTCAAGAAAGTCTGGAAAAAGGTTTACCTGTGGTGTCCTTTTCCATTGGTGATACTGCCGAATTTTTATATGGTGATGAGGAGGATGTGACCAAGGCACAGAGGGTAAATTTGGAATCTGGAGATGTTTTAATATTTGGTGGAAAATCTAGACATATCTTTCATGGTGTTAGAGCTATCATCACACCAACTACCCCGAAGGCTCTGCAAGAAGAAACAAATATCCGTCCTGGCCGTCTGAATCTTACTTTCAGGCAGTATTGA
- the LOC123210257 gene encoding peroxisomal (S)-2-hydroxy-acid oxidase GLO4 isoform X2, which produces MAAEPVNVNEFQELARLALPKMYYDYYSGGAEDQHTLKENIEGFQRIMFRPRVLVNVSRIDTSTSIVGYKISAPIIIAPTGSHQMAHPEGEVATARAAAACNTIMVLSYSSNCTIEEVAASCNAVRFYQLYVYKRRDITRTLLQRAERNGYKAIVLTADTPRLGRREKDIKNKMITPPLKNLEGLLTITVAPGTGSNLEAFANETMDASLCWEDMGWLRSITNLPILIKGILTCEDAKKAVQVGAAGIIVSNHGARQLDYSPSTISVLEEVVHAVEGKIPVLMDGGVRRGTDVFKALALGAKAVLVGRPVIYGLAAKGEHGVRRVIEMLKNEFELTMALSGCPSLKHITRNHVSTERDRLHSML; this is translated from the exons ATGGCAGCTGAACCTGTTAATGTGAATGAATTTCAAGAATTAGCTAGGCTAGCCCTTCCAAAAATGTATTATGATTACTACTCTGGAGGAGCAGAGGACCAGCATACCTTGAAGGAGAATATTGAAGGGTTTCAAAGGATCAT GTTTCGGCCTAGAGTTCTTGTCAACGTGAGCAGAATAGATACTTCAACTTCAATAGTTGGTTACAAGATTTCGGCTCCCATTATCATTGCTCCAACAGGTTCACATCAAATGGCACACCCTGAAG GAGAGGTTGCAACAGCAAGAGCAGCTGCTGCTTGTAACACCATTATG GTTTTATCTTACTCATCTAACTGCACTATAGAGGAGGTTGCTGCCAGCTGCAATGCTGTTCGCTTCTATCAACTATAC GTATATAAGAGGCGAGATATAACGCGCACACTACTGCAGAGAGCTGAAAGGAATGGATACAAAGCTATTGTCCTAACTGCTGATACTCCAAGACTTGGTCGAAGGGAGAAAGACATAAAGAACAA AATGATTACACCTCCCCTGAAAAATCTGGAAGGTCTCTTAACAATCACCGTGGCCCCT GGCACAGGCTCGAATTTAGAAGCTTTTGCCAATGAGACTATGGATGCTTCTTTATGTTGGGAG GATATGGGTTGGTTAAGATCTATTACAAACTTGCCAATTTTAATCAAGGGGATTCTCACTTGTGAAGACG CAAAAAAGGCTGTGCAAGTAGGTGCTGCTGGGATTATTGTCTCGAATCATGGTGCTCGTCAGCTAGATTATTCTCCATCCACTATTTCTGTACTTGAAGAG GTGGTTCATGCTGTTGAAGGAAAAATTCCTGTTCTAATGGATGGAGGAGTCCGGCGAGGTACAGATGTTTTCAAGGCCTTGGCTCTCGGTGCAAAAGCTGTACTT GTTGGCAGGCCTGTAATATATGGCCTGGCTGCCAAGGGGGAGCACGGGGTGAGACGAGTCATCGAAATGCTGAAGAATGAGTTTGAACTCACCATGGCCCTTTCTGGTTGTCCTAGTTTGAAACATATCACCAGAAACCATGTCTCAACAGAGCGTGACAGACTCCACTCGATGCTCTAA
- the LOC123210075 gene encoding 25.3 kDa vesicle transport protein-like: MVKMTMIARVTDGLPLAEGLDDGRDLRDAEMYKQQVKALFKNLSKGQNEASRMSVETGPYVFHYIIEGRVCYLTMCDRAYPKKLAFQYLEDLKNEFERVNGAQIETAARPYAFIKFDTFIQKTKKLYQDTRTQRNIAKLNDELYEVHQIMTRNVQEVLGVGEKLDQVSEMSSRLTSESRIYAERAKDLNRQALIRKWAPVAIVLGVVFVLFWLKTKIW; this comes from the exons ATGGTGAAGATGACTATGATTGCACGTGTTACTGATGGGCTGCCATTGGCAGAGGGACTGGATGATGGGCGTGATTTGAGAGATGCTGAGATGTACAAGCAGCAAGTGAAGGCTTTGTTTAAAAATCTTTCGAAAGGGCAGAATGAAGCTTCGAGGATGTCAGTTGAGACAGGACCTTATGTTTTTCA TTACATCATTGAAGGACGTGTTTGTTACTTGACAATGTGTGACCGTGCTTACCCCAAGAAGCTTGCCTTCCAGTATCTGGAAGACCTAAAGAATGAATTTGAGCGTGTTAATGGTGCACAGATTGAAACTGCAGCCAGACCATATGCTTTCATTAAATTTG atacattcatacagaaaacaaagaaattgtACCAGGACACTCGTACTCAGCGGAATATTGCTAAGTTGAATGATGAACTTTATGAGGTACACCAGATAATGACTCGCAATGTGCAGGAAGTTCTTGGTGTTGGTGAAAAGTTGGACC AGGTTAGTGAAATGTCCAGTCGATTAACGTCAGAGTCACGAATATATGCTGAAAGGGCAAAGGATTTGAATAGACAg GCTTTGATTCGGAAGTGGGCCCCTGTCGCCATTGTGTTAGGAGTGGTCTTTGTGCTCTTTTGGCTCAAAACTAAAATCTGGTGA